The Cellulomonas sp. S1-8 genomic sequence CCGAAGCCGGGGGCGCGGTCCGCGAGCGGCACGCGCGACTGCCGCGACGTCGGCTCGGAGATCGCGAACTGGTTGTTCTGGCAGAACAGCACCACGGGCGCCTGGTTGACGGACGCGAAGACGAGGGCCTCGCTGACGTCGCCCTGCGCGGTCGCGCCGTCACCGAAGTACGTGACGACGGCGGTGTCGCGCGTCGGGTCGCCCGTGCCGACGAGCCCGTCACGCTGGACGCCCATCGCGTAGCCGGTGGCGTGCAGCGTGTGCGAGCCGATGACCAGGGTGAACAGGTGGAAGCCGTGGTCGGCCGGGTCCCAGCCGCCGTGGTCGACACCGCGGAACAGCCGCAGCAGGTCGGTCATCTCCAGGCCGCGCACCTGCGCGACGCCGTGCTCGCGGTAGGACGGGAACACGTGGTCCTGCGGGGCGAGCGCGTGACCGGACCCGATCTGCGCGGCCTCCTGGCCGAGGCACTGGGCGTACAGGGCGAGCTCGCCCTGGCGCTGCAGGGACGTGGCCTCGGAGTCGAAGCGGCGCGTGAGGACCATGTCGCGGTACATCGCGCGCAGCCGGTCGGGGTCGACGTCGGCGGCCCACGCGTCGTACTCGGGGTGCGCGACGCGCTCGCCGGCCGGGGTGAGCAGCTGGACGAGACCGTCGTCGTTCAGGGGACCGTCAGCCGCGGGTGCGGACGTGCTCACGCGGTTCTCCTTCACCTCGGGATGCGAACCTACGTCAGCGTAGGCTACGGATGCGTAGGTTAGAAGGACCGACGTCCGACAACCGCACCGCGGCGACGTTGTCGAGGGTCCACAGCCGCCGCCGGCACGGCACGCAGCCCCGATCCGCAGTCCGCCACCGGCCGTCCAGGATCAGCACGACCAGATCCGCGCGGGGCACGATGGACCCATGACCGACGACGGGAAGGGCGACATGACGAGCAGCACCGCACCCTGGACCGACCCGCGCGACGAGATCGAGGTCGTCGTCATGCTCGCGAACGGGCGCCTCGCGGGCCGGTCGTTCGCGTCGCTCGAGGAGGCCCGGGCGTGGGCGCGACCCGAGGACGGCGAGCAGGTCCTCAAGCAGAACATGGTCTGCTCCTGCGACCGGTAGGCACCGCCGGACCGCGGCGACCATCGTGGCCGGCCAGAGCACCACGGCAGACCCGCACCCCTCACACCGCCGCCGGCGCCAACCCCTCCAGCTGCGCGAGCACCTCGTCCGCCGACGGCCCGCCGTCGTGCTCGACCCACTGCAGCGTGCCGACGACCGCGTCGAACATCGCGACGACGGCCCGCACGGGCACCGCCTCGGTGTCGCCGTCCGTGAGCACGGTGAACGTCAGCAGGCCCCAGACGCCCGGCTCCTGCGGGTGCGCGACGTAGTACACGACGCGGAGCGAGGGGTGGGTGCGGCCGATGCGCGAGCTGTCGACGACGGTCTCGACGCGTGCCGCCGGGCCGCCACCGACGTCCAGGAGCACCCCGTCGTCGCCGGCGTCCGCGAGCACGTCGTCGAGCAGGTCCTGGGCGGCGACCGTCGGGTCGTCCTCCAGCACCGTGACCAGCAGGGACCCGGGCAGACGCATGCCGCCGTACTCGGTCAGGGGCAGCAGCACCGAGTGCGCGCCGGCACCCTCGGCGTCCTCGACCGCCGCGGAGAGC encodes the following:
- the pdhA gene encoding pyruvate dehydrogenase (acetyl-transferring) E1 component subunit alpha, which produces MSTSAPAADGPLNDDGLVQLLTPAGERVAHPEYDAWAADVDPDRLRAMYRDMVLTRRFDSEATSLQRQGELALYAQCLGQEAAQIGSGHALAPQDHVFPSYREHGVAQVRGLEMTDLLRLFRGVDHGGWDPADHGFHLFTLVIGSHTLHATGYAMGVQRDGLVGTGDPTRDTAVVTYFGDGATAQGDVSEALVFASVNQAPVVLFCQNNQFAISEPTSRQSRVPLADRAPGFGIPAVRVDGNDVLATYAVTRQALERARSGGGPTFIEAYTYRMGAHTTSDDPSRYRTSEQEEHWRRRDPIERVRVHLERTGELPEVFQVQLAAESDALGEHIRTTVRAMGHPSAHSMFDHVYATPHAVVDAERAWFRQYEQSFSDHDAHGTAGGHR